DNA from Daucus carota subsp. sativus chromosome 1, DH1 v3.0, whole genome shotgun sequence:
AATTGCTCTTCTAGTTTTTCATTTACCTAAAACTTGCttatttttagttgtttaaacCAGAAATATCAATTTTCTAATAGATTGTGAACCTATCTTCGAATACTTAAAGttggtatatatattattattacaatcacttttaaataaaattactaaaaaaagaTTGATATAACCAGTATATTCAAGTGTTCGGAACTCATGTGACAAGGAAAAAAAAGGTGTTCGGAgctcataaatatatttatttttatttttaaataattgtcattttcatataacatgttacATGTGTATTCAAGTGTTtgaagagtatatatatatttatttatacttcTAAATAACTactgtttttataaaaaaattagtttaaatgGTCCTGGTGTTTGATCAAATAATCAGGATTGTCATGTTTAATTTTTCGTaaacaaaagtatatatataatatattaattgagaAAATACAAGTTATTACGCATTAGGCTTGCGATGAAGTTacgaaaaaaatacaaatatggAGCTAATTTGACGAGTTACGGAACAACGACAGAACAATCTACTTATTCGAAAATATAATTGCTGTTGCTGGTAAAAGAAGTTTGGAGTAGGAATGCTACAATTTCCCGAAACTCCCACTAGCTATAAATTGAGGTTGCCACTTTATGTTGAAAGACAAGTATTAGATGCTCTGCACTGTATCATCAACAATGGCTCATAGTGCTTGCTTCTTTTCAAGATGCACATTTTTGGTAGTGTTAATTTCCTGTACAAGTGCCTCTTGCTAGTCCCTCTAAATTTCATCACTCATCACCTTATCTTGCTCAAAAAAgtacttattttttattaacaaatgcCCTGCTCATTGCCTTAAAAATGTTGATGTGATTAGCTCAGAATATAATTATACGAATCAGCTTCAGTAGAGGCCAGACTCTATTTATAAATGTGCTTGAAATCACCATGCTTATTTGTATCTGCACACTGAAAAAGAGCTTAAAAGTAGTTTCAGAATGGCTTGTTTTGAGCAATGGAAGCAGGTTATCGCGATGGTGGGAGCGAGTTTTTGTTTAGCTGTTGTTAATATACTTCTTAAGAAGGTTCTTAGTGGGGGATTAGATCATTTGCTGATTATCTTTTATCGACAAATTATCTCCACAATTTTCTTGTCGCCTATTGCTTATTTCTGGGAAAGGTACTAGTGATCTTCGGTTTAttgaaataatttgaattttctgaggAATTTTACGTATGTAGAAGGTCTTGTTTTGTTTCAGGAAAAGCAGGCCTAAGCCGACGATTGGCATTTTGTGTGATCATTTTCTCAGTGCTCTGATCGGGTCAGTTTGTGTAGTCGTGATTCGATCTGTTCCAGATTGATGCTAAATTGCTAATATGTTTTAGTTGTGTTTGTTAAACAGTGTGACATTGACTCAGTACCTCTTTCTTCTTGGCCTTAAATTTACATCAGCAACGTTTTCGTGTGCTTTCATCAATATGGTGCCTGTAATCACATTTATAATGGCAATGCCATTCGGGTAAGTTGGAATCCGTTGATGCCTAACTGTGTTTTCCGCGTATGTTAAAAGCATGACTACATTTTAAACATTTCAGACTAGAGAAAGTGAATTTGAAGCACAAAAGTGGAAGAGCAAAGGTGTTTGGAGCGTTGGTCAGCGTGGGAGGGGCCTTATTGCTGACACTTTACAAAGGGATTCCCCTCCGGGACCTTCCAACGCCTTTAGAAGATCCGACAACAGGTGGTACAAAGAGGTGGGGAACTGGAACCTTACTTTTGACAGGAGGCAGCATTATGTGGTCGTCGTGGTTTCTTATACAAGCTAAGATTGGGAAGACTTACCCGTGCCAATATTCCAGCACTGCGATGATTTCCTTCTTTAGTACTATCCAGTCAGCCCTCTTGTATGTTGCGATTCACAGGAATACATCTGCTTGGCTCATCAAAGGAAGTCTTGAGATTCTAACTGTCCTCTTTGCTGTAAGTGGAAAACTTATCTGGAGATTTCTTGTCTCGAATATATGAATACTTTAACATATAAGATTCCATATTAAGAACATCAGAACATATTGGTTAATAAACAATTGTGTCTTTATGCTTAATTACCTTAAACCGCATTACCACTAGAGTGCTAATGACATGATTATGTGAATTAGGCTTTTCTAATCAAATAATCAATGGGGTCAACTTTGATGTAGGGAATGGTAGGATCAGGATTATGCTACGTGATTATGTCATGGTGTGTTAAAGAACGAGGTCCTGTTTTCACCTCAGCCTTCAGTCCTCTGATACAGATTTTTGTGGCCGCGTTTGATATCACATTTCTACATGAACAGATTCATCTGGGAAGGTAAGTGAATCTGAAGTTATCTTAAGCCTAACAAGCTGCATTCTTCTGAGTTCAACTGAGCATGCAAATATTTAGTGCTAATAGTTGGTAGGCCAGTAACAGCCCAATACGAAGAAAGCAGCAATGCTAACTTATTCTTTTTGTGTTGATAAATGGAAACAGTGTCCTCGGATCAGTTCTAGTAGTCGCGGGAATGTACATTCTTCTGTGGGGCAAAATCAATGAAGCTGTGCTCTGTAATGCGATAAAACCTGTTACAGATCCTGCAATGACAGCTGCAGAAGAGATATGAAGGCCCTGATGAATCCAGGATGTTTTAGTCCTAGCTAGAACAGAATACAATACATTAGCTTAATTTTAGTGGACTGGAAGAACATGAATACTTCATATTGTCATATTGTCCTAACCATAAGGTGCTTGTTACTATGTTGAATTAAAGAATTACATGTATTCTCAATAAATTGCAGTTGTATTCTTGAAAATTGTAAAGAAAAGATAAATATTGCAAatgatttttttcttttgaacaaGTTAGCTTGCCTACGAATTACAATCCTTTCGGAGAGAATTTTCTGAGCGAGAATAGATAAACCTTActatttttcttcaaaagaaataaaaaataaaccttactatttgatttttaaattaaactttAACACATTAAATAATAATCCTCCTATTATGTGACAATacatataatatcatataatatataaatacttgTGGTCGATTCCACATCCACATAACCAGCAAATTTTCAACCTCCTCTTTCTTAGTTGAtcatgaatattatataatttttttctaaactaATTATTTTAGTTACTACTTTAACCTGTGGGGAAAAGGTTTCTTAGACGAATTTTAAACCTCTTCTGAGTAGGGGTGTAAATGAATCCAGCCGAGCCGAACTCCagagtgctcgtgtatcgtttgttaaaaaataacttggatcgagccaaaaataatgtttgAGGATCGACTCATTAAGCAATAACTCTTTTCACGAACGGTTCGCgaaccgctcacgaacatgtctcatgagcttttgctcacgaaccgctcattaacgtacgctcacgaacatgtctcacgagtttttgctcaccaaccgctcattaattttgttcttgtgcttgtttaataaactttcctaacgagctagcttatgctaataaatttattgacgagcttgtttgttatttagtttaattaaaaaacaaatttaaattctgaaaatattttaatttataatctaaggaatcataaattaataataaatcatcCATTAATAAAACTCCCGCAtccttaatccaaaataaacaaAAGCCAAGTTCACAAACCATGTTCAGAGGCGGATCTTGATAGGGGCAAGAGGGTCAGTCGACCCCACTTAAATTTTTGTccttaattttacataatgtcgtgaaacggtaaaaaatacataatctgaatattaattttttg
Protein-coding regions in this window:
- the LOC108196145 gene encoding WAT1-related protein At3g30340, with protein sequence MACFEQWKQVIAMVGASFCLAVVNILLKKVLSGGLDHLLIIFYRQIISTIFLSPIAYFWERKSRPKPTIGILCDHFLSALIGVTLTQYLFLLGLKFTSATFSCAFINMVPVITFIMAMPFGLEKVNLKHKSGRAKVFGALVSVGGALLLTLYKGIPLRDLPTPLEDPTTGGTKRWGTGTLLLTGGSIMWSSWFLIQAKIGKTYPCQYSSTAMISFFSTIQSALLYVAIHRNTSAWLIKGSLEILTVLFAGMVGSGLCYVIMSWCVKERGPVFTSAFSPLIQIFVAAFDITFLHEQIHLGSVLGSVLVVAGMYILLWGKINEAVLCNAIKPVTDPAMTAAEEI